The following nucleotide sequence is from Labeo rohita strain BAU-BD-2019 chromosome 3, IGBB_LRoh.1.0, whole genome shotgun sequence.
GAAATTGTGGGAGCTGTAGGGAGTTGGTTACCACATTTATTCCTTGATTTTGACCTTTTACGGGAAGTGAGAAAGTTTTTTCTTTCATAGACTAGTTTTCTTTTATAGACTCTTTATGTGTTCTTTCgtaaatgcatttgtgttttttttttcttatgtatttttacttttttaaaatgttttatttataaaatctgtttacagttttcatgtttcactgttcaaaattaatttagtaATCAGTGCAAGTGGAAGCAATTAATCAGAGAAGTACTGCTGCCACACCAAATTCTCAAATGCTAAAGCTGAAGTTTTTCCCCGTAattcacagttttatttatttatttatttagcattaacAGTTGAAGCAtttctgttgtattttttatttaatcagtcTTCAAAGAATTTctaatggttttattttgtagtcaATCTTTCaagcatttctgtatttttatttcaatcagttattataattattattactatcattattataaaaaaaaaataatataatttatgttgAGGTACTGTGTAGTTGTTAAGAAatataaagttgtttttgtatatttcattttaaagtaagaATTAAGGCCTATGATAGGCCTTATGCTTTAgcatctttatttatattttaaaaaaaagcttttttccaAACTCTCAATAGCATccacttttgtgtattttttccaTTCATCTGGGATCGATCCACTGCCAAGGAATTCTTTTTTATAGCGATTTTCCAGATCTTTCTGGAATCTGCACACAAACCACTTCCAGTATGGTAGCTGAGAGAGGTCAGGGGTGATGCTCCACTCTGCATAAACTCCTCCTGCTTTTTTGTACTCTTTATAAGGAAACTTTTCTTCTGatacatgaaatattttatcACTTGTCACTAAAGTAGTGCAAAAATCAGAAacaagatgttttgtttttattttatgccatcCATTAATTCCATTCACTCTGTGGAAAGGAACACTGTGATCTCCATTATGGTTTTCTATGGTGTTGGTGCAGATGGCTTTACAGAACGGACACTGAACCCAACAGCACTGACAGAAATGATCAGTCAGAAGCTCATCTGGCCTGAACGTGAGGTCCAGTTTTTTATCAAATGTGTTGAATCTGATGTCAGACATTATAGCAGGAAGTTCTTGTCTTATCGCATCTTCTAGGAGATTGAAATCCTCAAAATCATCATGTTTCACTCCACTGAGGTCTTTTTCAGAGAAGATCAGCTCACCTGAGAGCTGCTGTTTGAAACTCTTCAACCACAAACCAACATCTCCTCTGATCACTTGAACATGTTCAGTAGATTTATGTGCTGCTTCCATGATCTTCTGCTGCAGGAGTTTAATGTTCTCCTTCATCTTGGGTAAAACACTGACAATGAACTTATCAGTGATGTACCTACTGACTTCATCTCTGATGAAACTCTTGAAATGATCTCTGGGGTTTTTAATGTAGTTCATGTATTTGTCAAAATCCTCCTGTTCTGCCAGTTTCTTCAGGATGTGTTTCTCCAGATTTAATCTGTTTCCATTCAGTGATTCACAGTTTGTTCTCATTTCACCTGCCAGATCTCTGGCAGTCTTCTTGTAGAGACTCTGCTCAATGGGCTCTTTAAGTTTCTGACAGATGATCTCACCAAAAATGGCAGCTGATGTTGCTCCATGACAGTGTTTCTGGAAAATACTATAGTACTCTTCTCTCTTCTTCTCAACATATATCATAGGATCATTGGCTTCTCTGAACATTCTGTGTTGGTCAGTGATCCTCTTGTTTGTTCTCTTACAGATGGAATAAACCAAATCCATGAAGAATTCTTTTTTGAACACATATTTTACTTGTTCTTCCTCATGTTTTGTTAATGTCTTCTTGATGTAACCTGTGAGTTGTTGAATGTAGCTGATGTTGTAGCCCatctttgaaatgttaaatgactGAATAATTTTGTCTGTCTGCTGAACAACATCTGTGACTAATGATTTTATTTGGGCTTCATCGTCTTTTGACAGAAAGTAACCTAACTTCCCTTTAGCTGATCTGTAGACATTTGTTAAAGCTCCTGTAAGTCCACAggtttttttaacctttacataGTCATTATAACTTTGCACATGAAAAATATTCTCACTCTCCTTCCAGTGGTCTACAGGGAGACGTCCCTGATAGATGTCACTGAGGATCTTTCTCAGGTCTTCTATTATGTCAATGTCTGTGATTGCAGGAGTGTCTCTGATGATCTTCTTCACACTCTGTtcccaaaacaaatcaaactcttttttcagtgtttctttATCTTTTGCTTTACCTTTGAGTTTTAAGGCAAGTTCTTTGCTCTTTTCATAaagagtgttttcatgatgtGTCCTCTCAGAATCAATCTTTTTCTTAAGGTCTCTCTGGTCAAGAATCTCATTTAATTTCCTCTTTGTTtcttttacaatgtttttgtgaagctctttgattttaatgtcaaatgatGTTTTCCACTGAATCAGTATATCTTTATCTTTGTCTTTCTCAAagaattctgacattaattttTTCACTTCTTCACTTGTTTCCTTCAGTTGTTTATGAAGATCAGTTTCCTCAACCTTGTGAATTGTTTCATTTTCTATGAGGTTGTATAGTTTGTTCTCAGTTTCCATCATGGCACTGCGAAGACTCCAGGACCAGTTGCTATATTCGGTCTCCAGTTTCCTGTAGGCTGAAATCTCCAGAGAATTCCTGAAACTGAAGACAAATTGTTCATTCAGTAAAGCCTCCCAGAGATCTTTAATacgtttttttaagtctttcaGCATTATTCCATGTGATTTTGAGGCATGAGACATAATCGTTTTCTTTAGTTCTTGAATGTTCTCACAGTAGTTTGGGTTTGGAGGTGCCATTGGTGGGCTGCCCTCCCAAAGCTGAGCAAAATACTTCACGTCATTCTGAACGTCAAATCTAATGACATCACTGAAACATTGTGCATCACAGATTTCATCTTTAGCAGCGAGTTTTGTCATCTCATCCAGTGTCTTCTGTAGTCGTCTCCTTCCCTCCATATTTTTCTCTCCAGCTGTGACATCTGAAACGTTctgatgcacaaacacacagctgggATTCAGTCTGACCTCCTTCATTCTCATGAAGGCCTGAACAACAATCTGAAGAATGTCCTGCATCTCAGATGGGTTTTCTCCAAATATATTGATCAAGGTCAGATTTCCAAGACCTACAACAAATGTGGCCAATTCATTGTCATGATGTGTTGTTGATCTTCCAGCCAGTTCTAGAGATCGAAGACCCTCAGTATCAACAACCAGAATATAATCAAAGTTCAtctgtgttttcatttcatctGACACTTTGACCAGCTGCATGAAAGCTCCTCTGGTGCACCTGCCAGCACTGACGGCAAACTGGAGTCCAAACATGGCATTCAGCATGGTGGATTTCCCAGAGCTCTGAATCCCTAAAACTGACAGCACAAAGACTCTCTGGTCTCCCAGTTTCTGGATGAGTTGATCTAGAACAGCAGAGATCCAGATCACAGGAACATGAGCAGCATCTCCATCCATGAGCTCCAGTGGAAATCCAGAGATCATCATCTCTGCTGCAAGACTCGGGAGAGAAGAGAAGTGAATCTGCAGGTCtttcttgttctttttcacaGATGAACATGATTCATAAATCTGACCAATCTCCCTCATGATGTGCTCCAAACCAAAGGCTGCAGCTTGAAGTTGCTTAGATATACTCTCAAGATCTGCTTGTTTAGCTTTATGTTGTTCAGGTTTATCACTGTTGTCTTTCAGTTCTATAAATGTTTTCCATGTTTCATTATACTTGTTATGTAAAGAAGAAAGATCAGCTGATGTATGTTCATCCAGAAGGATTCTGAGCCATTTAAGGAAAAATATCTTCTCATGTTTTGCATGTGAGTCCATTCCTTTAATAAAGAGCTTCATAAACTCACTGATGTCAGAGCTATACTGTTTTTCACGGATTTccatcatttctgtttttttttcacttattttcttttctagTTCGTCTCCTTGAGGTTGATGTAGTTCTTTATTCTTCTGACTCCACTTATGCCATAGATTTTCTTGACAGGGCAGAAATGAttctttgattttgatttttgtcaGATCTTTCTCCTCTATTAAACTCATCATCTTCTGTGCTGCTTCTCTTCCTCTCCTGCAGTCATCATTATCTTCCTCATCTACTTTGATGTCTTTTGAGTGTTTGGACACATCTACAAGTCTAAAAGTGGAAGATGATTTTGGGAGACAATCATTTATAGCTCTTCTGAGTTCTTCAGATACATCTGACTGATTTCTGTATTTCAGACCAATTTTGAATTTCTCTTTCTCTATCTGAATGACACTAGATTCATCCTCAGTAAAAAGACAAATCAGTGGCTTAGTTGTCCTATACAGGTTTTGAATTATGTCTGCACTTCTGTCATTCCTGTCAAGTTGTGGTAGAAGAACAACATTGACTGATGCCATTTCAGTGAGGATCTGCAGCTGTTTCTCATGGTCTCCTGCATCACCATGTAGATTACAGAAAGCAACACAGTCAGTGAATTTATCATCATATTTTCCAGAGGGGCAGAACCAGGCGATCTCCACCACTCCATCCATCAGGACTCTGGTTCTGCTGCTGCCTGGGCAGTTCCTGTGGAAGAACGTGTTGTGTTTCTCATTGATCAGACTGTTCATCAGCTGAGACTTGGATGAAGACACAGAGCCAAACCTGAAGAAAGACACCATGGGAGTTTTTGCCTTGTAGATTGGCTGGGTTTGACTGATGATTTCATTGTTGGTGTTTCTCATCTTCCAGCTCTTGTTGATTTGTCTGAATGTCCAGAGAGGAAACTCAATCTGTTGTGTGAATGGATCAGGAACAAGCAGAGGCAGAGCGTACTGACACTGGGACAGTTTGGTCACCATCAGCTGCTTCAGGAAACCATCAGCATGATGAAACACGGCCATCTGAACATCCATCGGGTGAATTCGCTCAGATTGGCTTGTTCCTTTGTTAGACAAAGATATTGCTTTGAATATATCACCACCAAATTTAGATGAGTCagtctgtttttgttgtgtgtgatGCTGTCCATTGGTCTCATTAATGTATCTTGCTCTGTAGTCCATCATAAGTAGTTTTTGTAGGAAAGTCTGAAATAGCTTCTCTTCAGCACAAGATTCATGGGATTGTAATGAATGTACAGTTATCTGAAGAACATCTGCAGCTCTCAGTTTGTTGTTCTCTTGAAGATGAAGTCTCTGAAttagcttattttttttattttattctcttcTTGTTTTCCTATTCTCTGTACTGTACCCGCTGTTCCAGTGTGCTTGCTTTCTCTCTGTTTAATagacaaaaaaatgacatatttattttatatagtggTTTAAACAATCTGCATTTGTGactttggaccacaaaaccagtcttaagtagcacaggtatatttgtaccgaaagccaaaaatacattgtatgggtcaaaattatacattttttcttttatgccaaaaaatattaggatattaagtaaagatcatggtccacgatgatattttgtacatttcctaccataaatatatcaaaacttaatttctgattagtaatatgcattgctaaaaactttatttggacatctttaaaggtgattttctcaatattttaatagtcACATTTCTCATCCTCAGTCCTTATTTTTACCTAAgtgtaaagaaagaaaatgaatcgTAAATTTTCATAGAATCATGTCCAGTATTGACAATGAAAAACTTACAAACTTATTGTCATATCTTGAAGTTGTTTTCTAAcaacatataattttatttctgtatgcattattttgttttcttctcttttaGGGTTTTATTTATGATATTATAGTTAAAACTTGTTACATAAGACTAATTGGCAGGTTTAGATAATAattcttaaataaaattttaaattatgaaatttggcacccTATTTTTGGGATCTCCGTCTGGTATCACCTCATGTTGCTTTTAGCTTATAACTTTTGTAAAAAAGTGATTTACTTCGTTGAGTTCCATAGTACAAGTTGTGTCAGTATTTGATTAGTCTTAGTCTCAGATGTCATGCTTACAGACCACCCACACTTTGTTCACTGAATATCCGATGCATATGGCACACAAAACTGGAAATAAAGGCAAAGTCTGTGTCTGATTGACTTCTAAAggttttctgtttaaatgttCTGGTGCTACAGCAGTGAGCACTTCAGAGAACCAAATAAAcactggattaaaaaaaaagtttttaaagtttgtGGCTTAGAAACTGTAAAAGATATtcaaacattttgtttgatGCAAAGGAGATTTCAATGGATCAGGCTAAATAAGgcttttgaatgcattttatgtTACTGTAATCTACTGAGAATTAAATTATGCTGGCATAAAATGgcataaaaccagtcttaaaacTTCAGTCCTCTAaatcagtggttcccaaccatgttcctggaggcccccccaGAACttcacattttgcatctctcctttgtctgacacacccatttcaggtctcggagtctctactaatgagctaaAGATCTGAATCAGGTATGTTTGATcaaggagacatggaaaacatgcagtgttaaGGGGCCGCCAGGaatgtggttgggaaccactgctctaaaGAGTGTCTGTGAATACTTACCTTTgcagaatcatttgattcagaacctTTAATTGTTTGATCAGGAATGCTCTTTGCAATATCAGGTGAAtctacaaaaaaagcaaaacagctTACACTATTAAATATTACCCTTGAACATGATGCAATTACATTTACACAACAGCAGaatatactgtttttactgttttagaaTGCATGTGTGCCTTGTGTCAAATGTCCTCATTGAATTCTAGGAACAAGGGCTGGGAATCGATTCCGGGGTGTTGGGAATTGGGAGTCAATTCCAAATATTGGATTCGCTCCAGTCAGGGGGAATTGACTCCTCATTCAGAGCcgttttcagttcaacaaagctTATATGGGTGCCCCTCAAAGGAAGGCTCCATCTACAAAGGTTGTATATCTTGGCTGCCGTCACTgccattttaatgaaccagggCTGCATTTTCTCATAACTATGTCTCTTAGCGCGCTACGAAAACTCTAATGGTGTATCTAAGCTACAGGTATACCTTTTCTAGGTGTGTTCCCCAAACTAGGAGGTTGCTTAAGATATACCTTTTTACGTGCAACGTTACCGGGTGCTGTCCATGGCGGTAGTGCTGAATTGGTTGATATCGGTGGCTCAAAAATGGAATATTCACTCTATGCAGGGTCTGCTTCAGTGCGTTATGTGAGCAAGCAGTGTTCATTATAAAATCACTGTTGATTTTAAACAAAGACATGGCACTCTGTTCTTTTAGAACACAGCAAATTTGCGGGAAACTGCTTTGCAACATACATCAcatcaggagaaaaaaaattaagaaagaaaaatatacgTGCTGAACAAACCTACATGAGACACTGCTTAAGAATTTAACATCTTTTTACAAAGGGggaaaaacatacatacacagaAAAACATTCGAGTAAGAGTGCTTTCCAACAAGAAACACTTCAGAATTAGTTGAAATTGCATTTATCAGGATTAATGGTATCTTATAAAAATAATCCAAATCGCAAACTAAACCCAACCctgaacattttatataatttcgaGCCAGCAACCCATGCCCAAACATGCATATCATTAACTGCCAATAGGACTATGCATTCACTGGTTTTTAAAAGGGTCATTATATATTATCCTAATATATTTTCCATAGTGTCTAGTTTTCCATAGTTTACTTCACAATTTACGAATTATATTCGTATAGATTGAGATGTAAAGAATTGTGAACTGTCAAAGGTGATAGGGTTTAGCTAACGGAAGTATGACTTACTGAAGGTAAACTTAACCAAGAACATTTCGGGAAACACGTTTTAAGGATAAGGTATAACTTAAGAATGACGTAGCGTTAAGAATGTTTCGGGAAACAAAGCCcagttaaaaaatgattcagaGGTTATTTTACGTTGGAACTGGCTCATGTTGTCCACAATTTTGAGTGGTGCAATACTATGGCATgccattttaacttaaaatattctAAGTGTTACTCGtcgtaattgcatttttactagtaataattgaattagagagctctataattacatttttactagtaacaatagcaattagagagctctctaattcaattcttactagtaacaattagaattagagagctctctaatttaGTTAGAGAGCTctgcaattgtatttttaatagtaagtTCTAAATTATAGAGCTCTCTAATTTagttcttactagtaacaattagaattagagagctctgcaattacattcttactagtaacaattcatttagagagctctttaatgcaattcttactagtaacaattgaattagagagctctgcaATTGTAATCTTACTAGTAataattgaattagagagctctacaATTTAGTTCCTACTAGTAACAATGCatattagagagctctctaattaaGTTCTTGctagtaaaaatgcaattacagagctctctaattcaattcttactagtaagaaaTCCAGTTACAGAGCTCTACAATTgtattcttactagtaaaaacGCATATTCATTAGATGCATAACAGATTCGCGTTTACACTTATAGAGAATGGGAACGTGACGTCAGCAACGCACGGCATTCTGGGACATTCGGACACGGACGCTACAGTCTAGACTGAGTAATAGTTGAGGTagatgttaaaatttatattgtacatttaaaaacacattagaatggAGAACACTTGCTGTGACATGAACTGCCATATCTGCTGTCATGAACGGAGTGGAGAACCGATCTAAAATGAAGCGCAATTTTATACTTTTCAGCTTGAAACAACACAATGGCGAAAGCAGCTCAACGAAAAtaatcaacttcaaaatctggcTTTGtcgtttgtatttattatttattacagttttacaatTTCCGATCCACTTGAATTTGTAAGTGCTCACGCCATCAATAAcacgtttggaaatgtaatttaatttgtgatGTGACTCATTGCGATCACTGTCGTTGTTCATAAAGCAACTCATGTGattaaatgttactgttcagcagctctttgtaagaaatcgtgtatttgttcaatttaagtcCAGTAAAACTTATTGAACTTTGTCCCTCAATGAAATTAGGGCGATATGAcatatgattaaatacattagcgTTTCTCAGTTCCATTCCTCACATACCGTCGCTCTGCACATATTGCATGTCTCTCTTATTTAACCTGATTCATATAACCAGCTAGTTCAAAGAGAGCTCCATGACTGAACTGTGTTTCGATTAACATGGTCTCTACACAATGTTTATTGCTCCCCACTCCCTGAGCAGGGGAAATCAGTTGAAGTTTACTTTACTTGGGAATATTCATTCATGGATTTGCATTACGCCACCACCTGCATCATCTTCACACTCAGACTAAACTTACTAGAGAAGCGTGACATAACGtacctctgtaaataaatacagagcgctacgcgctcgaacccctaataataataataataataataataagattaaTGATCggaaactgtttttaatatgttttgatgaaacatctatgatgaattgttcattaataaattacatccATCCCGTGCTATGGGTATTACCATTA
It contains:
- the LOC127163494 gene encoding interferon-induced very large GTPase 1; its protein translation is MMDYRARYINETNGQHHTQQKQTDSSKFGGDIFKAISLSNKGTSQSERIHPMDVQMAVFHHADGFLKQLMVTKLSQCQYALPLLVPDPFTQQIEFPLWTFRQINKSWKMRNTNNEIISQTQPIYKAKTPMVSFFRFGSVSSSKSQLMNSLINEKHNTFFHRNCPGSSRTRVLMDGVVEIAWFCPSGKYDDKFTDCVAFCNLHGDAGDHEKQLQILTEMASVNVVLLPQLDRNDRSADIIQNLYRTTKPLICLFTEDESSVIQIEKEKFKIGLKYRNQSDVSEELRRAINDCLPKSSSTFRLVDVSKHSKDIKVDEEDNDDCRRGREAAQKMMSLIEEKDLTKIKIKESFLPCQENLWHKWSQKNKELHQPQGDELEKKISEKKTEMMEIREKQYSSDISEFMKLFIKGMDSHAKHEKIFFLKWLRILLDEHTSADLSSLHNKYNETWKTFIELKDNSDKPEQHKAKQADLESISKQLQAAAFGLEHIMREIGQIYESCSSVKKNKKDLQIHFSSLPSLAAEMMISGFPLELMDGDAAHVPVIWISAVLDQLIQKLGDQRVFVLSVLGIQSSGKSTMLNAMFGLQFAVSAGRCTRGAFMQLVKVSDEMKTQMNFDYILVVDTEGLRSLELAGRSTTHHDNELATFVVGLGNLTLINIFGENPSEMQDILQIVVQAFMRMKEVRLNPSCVFVHQNVSDVTAGEKNMEGRRRLQKTLDEMTKLAAKDEICDAQCFSDVIRFDVQNDVKYFAQLWEGSPPMAPPNPNYCENIQELKKTIMSHASKSHGIMLKDLKKRIKDLWEALLNEQFVFSFRNSLEISAYRKLETEYSNWSWSLRSAMMETENKLYNLIENETIHKVEETDLHKQLKETSEEVKKLMSEFFEKDKDKDILIQWKTSFDIKIKELHKNIVKETKRKLNEILDQRDLKKKIDSERTHHENTLYEKSKELALKLKGKAKDKETLKKEFDLFWEQSVKKIIRDTPAITDIDIIEDLRKILSDIYQGRLPVDHWKESENIFHVQSYNDYVKVKKTCGLTGALTNVYRSAKGKLGYFLSKDDEAQIKSLVTDVVQQTDKIIQSFNISKMGYNISYIQQLTGYIKKTLTKHEEEQVKYVFKKEFFMDLVYSICKRTNKRITDQHRMFREANDPMIYVEKKREEYYSIFQKHCHGATSAAIFGEIICQKLKEPIEQSLYKKTARDLAGEMRTNCESLNGNRLNLEKHILKKLAEQEDFDKYMNYIKNPRDHFKSFIRDEVSRYITDKFIVSVLPKMKENIKLLQQKIMEAAHKSTEHVQVIRGDVGLWLKSFKQQLSGELIFSEKDLSGVKHDDFEDFNLLEDAIRQELPAIMSDIRFNTFDKKLDLTFRPDELLTDHFCQCCWVQCPFCKAICTNTIENHNGDHSVPFHRVNGINGWHKIKTKHLVSDFCTTLVTSDKIFHVSEEKFPYKEYKKAGGVYAEWSITPDLSQLPYWKWFVCRFQKDLENRYKKEFLGSGSIPDEWKKYTKVDAIESLEKSFFLKYK